Proteins encoded in a region of the Rhodococcus sp. SBT000017 genome:
- a CDS encoding RtcB family protein, with protein sequence MPPNKVGLRLLNWASQLEDKTLEQARETASMPFVHPHVALMPDAHSGMGSAVGTVIPTLGAVIPAAVGVDIGCGMIGVRTEFTLDDVDGRNLTNLRLAIEASIPLSPGNYNVGVDRWDFTAPKLLELEELAAKDGVELNHSPQWREQLGSLGGGNHFIELCLDETDRVWLFLHSGSRGVGNKIAKKHIAIAQRLCAQWWISLPNKDLAYLPESAPEFGRYIRDLKWAQRFAYLNRAEMMDRFGAVFAEWMGTDDHREVERINCHHNYTVKETHAHKDVWLTRKGAVDAHEGVEAIIPGSMGTRSYVVVGKGSKAGLCSAPHGAGRQFSRTEARKRFTHENLQERMKGIEFRDSADFIDEIPDAYKPIDVVMEDARDLVSIEHELRQILNVKGT encoded by the coding sequence ATGCCCCCGAACAAGGTGGGCTTGCGTTTGCTCAATTGGGCGTCACAGCTCGAGGACAAGACTCTCGAGCAGGCCCGTGAAACAGCGTCGATGCCGTTCGTGCATCCGCACGTCGCCCTGATGCCCGACGCTCACAGCGGTATGGGAAGCGCAGTAGGAACAGTGATTCCCACGCTGGGCGCTGTCATCCCGGCCGCCGTCGGAGTCGATATCGGCTGCGGAATGATCGGCGTCCGAACGGAATTCACACTCGACGACGTCGACGGCCGTAATCTGACGAACCTGCGACTCGCCATCGAGGCAAGCATCCCTCTCTCGCCCGGCAACTACAACGTCGGCGTCGACCGGTGGGATTTCACCGCGCCCAAGTTGCTCGAACTCGAGGAGTTGGCGGCTAAGGACGGTGTCGAGCTGAACCACTCACCACAGTGGCGTGAGCAGCTCGGTTCGTTGGGCGGCGGCAACCACTTCATCGAGCTGTGCCTCGACGAAACCGATCGGGTGTGGCTGTTTCTGCACAGTGGATCGAGGGGCGTGGGCAACAAGATCGCCAAGAAGCACATCGCCATTGCCCAGCGTTTGTGCGCGCAGTGGTGGATCTCGTTGCCGAACAAGGATTTGGCGTACCTGCCAGAGAGCGCACCGGAATTCGGACGGTACATCCGAGATCTGAAGTGGGCGCAGCGGTTCGCGTACCTGAACCGTGCCGAGATGATGGATCGGTTCGGTGCGGTGTTCGCCGAGTGGATGGGAACCGACGACCATCGCGAGGTCGAGCGGATCAATTGCCATCACAATTACACGGTGAAGGAAACGCACGCGCACAAGGACGTGTGGCTCACCCGTAAAGGTGCAGTGGACGCACACGAGGGTGTCGAGGCGATCATTCCGGGCTCGATGGGAACTCGTTCGTACGTGGTGGTCGGCAAGGGTTCCAAGGCCGGCCTGTGCTCGGCTCCTCACGGTGCCGGTCGGCAGTTCTCTCGGACCGAGGCCAGGAAGCGGTTCACCCACGAGAACCTGCAGGAGCGGATGAAGGGGATCGAGTTTCGCGACAGTGCAGACTTCATCGACGAGATTCCGGACGCCTACAAGCCGATCGATGTCGTGATGGAGGACGCCCGCGACCTGGTGAGCATCGAGCACGAACTGCGGCAGATCCTCAACGTCAAGGGGACCTGA
- a CDS encoding VIT1/CCC1 family protein — protein sequence MNDGPSARDVKRWRQYLADERAEAAVYRDLAGRRVGEERDILLALADAEGRHEQHWRNLLGERVGMPLKGDIRTRILGVLARRFGSVFVLALAQRAETRSPYATDSDATDAMTADEQIHAEVIRALAARGRNRLSGTFRAAVFGANDGLVSNLALVLGISGSGVSNQIVLVTGLAGLLAGALSMGAGEYVSVRSQRELLEASSPDSAARDAVQHLDVDANELALVYRARGMTHEEADAKAAEVLRLLPADEMAPDVDQHESIGTGLGAAGASFCFFASGAVIPVLPYLFGLEGYVALAVAAVLVGIALICTGLVVGLLSGGPPVKRALRQLAIGYGAAGATYLLGLAFGGGV from the coding sequence ATGAACGACGGACCCAGTGCGCGAGATGTGAAGCGGTGGCGGCAGTATCTCGCCGACGAGCGGGCCGAGGCTGCCGTCTATCGCGATCTGGCAGGACGACGCGTCGGCGAGGAGCGCGACATATTGCTCGCACTCGCCGATGCGGAGGGCCGCCACGAGCAGCATTGGCGAAACCTACTGGGCGAGCGGGTCGGCATGCCGCTCAAGGGCGACATCCGCACCCGCATCCTCGGTGTGCTGGCGCGTCGGTTCGGCTCGGTGTTCGTGCTCGCATTGGCGCAGCGCGCCGAAACGCGCTCTCCGTATGCCACCGACTCCGATGCCACCGACGCTATGACGGCCGACGAGCAGATCCATGCCGAGGTGATCAGGGCACTGGCAGCTCGCGGTCGCAATCGACTGTCCGGCACGTTCCGGGCCGCAGTGTTCGGTGCCAACGACGGCTTGGTGAGCAACCTGGCTCTGGTGCTCGGTATCAGCGGATCCGGTGTGTCCAATCAGATCGTTCTCGTCACCGGACTCGCGGGCCTGCTCGCCGGCGCGCTGTCGATGGGCGCGGGCGAGTACGTCTCGGTCCGCTCGCAACGCGAACTGCTCGAGGCGTCGTCGCCGGACAGTGCCGCGCGCGATGCCGTCCAACACCTCGACGTCGACGCCAACGAACTGGCGCTGGTCTACCGGGCGCGGGGAATGACCCACGAGGAAGCCGACGCCAAAGCCGCCGAAGTGCTGCGATTACTACCTGCCGACGAGATGGCCCCCGATGTCGATCAACACGAGTCCATCGGAACCGGCCTCGGTGCCGCCGGGGCCAGCTTCTGCTTCTTCGCCTCCGGTGCCGTCATCCCGGTGCTGCCGTATCTGTTCGGCCTCGAAGGTTATGTGGCACTTGCCGTTGCCGCAGTCCTCGTCGGAATCGCATTGATCTGTACCGGACTGGTGGTGGGACTGCTCAGCGGTGGGCCACCGGTCAAACGCGCTCTGCGCCAACTGGCCATCGGCTACGGCGCGGCTGGGGCGACATATCTGTTGGGACTCGCATTCGGTGGGGGAGTGTAG
- the rpmF gene encoding 50S ribosomal protein L32, with protein MAVPKRKMSRSNTRSRRAQWKAVAPDLVTVRFQGREFRVPRRLVKAVQTGVYDPS; from the coding sequence ATGGCTGTTCCGAAGAGGAAGATGTCGCGCTCGAACACCAGGAGCCGTCGTGCGCAGTGGAAAGCCGTTGCTCCTGATCTGGTGACCGTGCGGTTCCAAGGTCGCGAGTTCCGAGTGCCACGGAGATTGGTCAAAGCAGTACAGACCGGGGTGTACGACCCGAGCTGA
- a CDS encoding type B 50S ribosomal protein L31, with protein MKPGIHPDYHPVVFQDSSTGNKFLTRSTVTSARETEWEDGNTYPLIVVDVSSESHPFWTGAARVMDTQGRVEKFEKRYGRRSRKDA; from the coding sequence ATGAAACCAGGCATCCACCCCGACTACCACCCGGTCGTGTTCCAGGATTCGAGCACCGGCAACAAGTTTCTCACCAGGTCCACCGTCACGTCCGCGCGCGAGACCGAGTGGGAGGACGGCAACACCTATCCGCTGATCGTCGTCGACGTCTCGTCCGAATCGCACCCCTTCTGGACCGGAGCCGCCCGCGTGATGGACACGCAGGGACGCGTCGAGAAATTCGAGAAGCGTTACGGTCGACGAAGCCGAAAGGACGCCTGA
- the mrf gene encoding ribosome hibernation factor-recruiting GTPase MRF: MVLVSGWTGAMDAVVTSLLAPGTVAVRHDLSRVAEGVVRRTLSVLGENPRETILELAHGCVSCTLREDLLPLLRALSARSNVDRIVLAMDPALEPEALCWAVDNVVVAGVVGQIDGPASRDVRIEAVVDCLDAATWLADATGDDAMADRGIVASGDDDRTVAQLVVGQVDYADALVVTAGPDVDAWERARLAAVLARLAPNAPVVWVSRDAMVDAPALLASVPADARRGAISDAHSPLLRGEPPLAVDCGVTLVEFTATRPFHPERLHEAIDVLLDGVVTARGRAWVATQPDEALWIESAGGGLRVASAGKWLVAMTPEQQDRVDATRRAMAALRWDGKFGDRDTSLVILVHEADPTEIDRTLQWALVSDEELADPAAWSTWQDPFGQWHEDPCESSESPYAEQSREATE, translated from the coding sequence ATGGTCCTCGTCTCCGGCTGGACCGGAGCCATGGACGCAGTCGTGACATCACTGCTCGCGCCGGGGACCGTCGCGGTCCGCCACGATCTGAGCCGCGTCGCCGAAGGCGTCGTACGTCGCACGCTCTCCGTACTGGGGGAGAATCCGCGCGAGACCATTCTGGAGCTGGCACACGGCTGCGTCTCGTGCACGCTCCGGGAGGATCTGCTGCCGTTGCTGCGCGCACTGTCCGCCCGCAGCAACGTCGATCGCATCGTGCTCGCCATGGACCCCGCGCTCGAGCCCGAGGCGCTGTGCTGGGCCGTGGACAACGTCGTCGTCGCGGGTGTCGTCGGACAGATCGACGGCCCGGCCTCGCGTGACGTCCGCATCGAGGCGGTGGTCGATTGCCTGGACGCCGCAACCTGGCTGGCCGACGCCACCGGGGACGACGCCATGGCCGACCGAGGCATCGTCGCCAGTGGCGACGACGATCGAACCGTCGCGCAATTGGTGGTCGGGCAGGTCGACTACGCCGATGCACTCGTCGTCACCGCAGGCCCCGACGTCGACGCTTGGGAACGCGCCCGGCTCGCTGCCGTCCTGGCGCGGTTGGCTCCGAACGCTCCCGTCGTGTGGGTTTCCCGGGACGCAATGGTCGACGCCCCAGCACTTCTCGCGAGTGTCCCTGCCGATGCGCGACGCGGTGCGATCAGCGATGCGCACTCGCCGCTGTTGCGTGGTGAGCCGCCGTTGGCCGTCGACTGTGGAGTCACGCTCGTCGAATTCACTGCAACTCGGCCGTTCCATCCCGAGCGGTTGCACGAGGCCATCGACGTGCTGCTCGACGGCGTCGTCACCGCCCGCGGGCGGGCGTGGGTCGCCACTCAGCCCGACGAGGCGCTGTGGATCGAATCGGCAGGCGGTGGTCTTCGGGTGGCGAGCGCCGGAAAGTGGCTTGTCGCAATGACTCCGGAGCAGCAGGACCGCGTCGATGCCACCCGTCGGGCAATGGCGGCGCTGCGGTGGGACGGGAAGTTCGGAGACCGAGACACCTCACTGGTGATCCTCGTCCACGAGGCCGACCCCACCGAGATCGACCGAACCTTGCAGTGGGCGTTGGTATCCGACGAAGAATTGGCAGACCCCGCGGCCTGGTCCACCTGGCAGGACCCCTTCGGTCAGTGGCACGAAGACCCATGCGAGAGCAGCGAATCCCCCTACGCAGAACAATCACGAGAGGCTACAGAATGA
- the rpmB gene encoding 50S ribosomal protein L28 — MSAHCQVTGRTPGFGKSVSHSHVRTSRRWDPNIQRKTYYAPSLGRRVTLTLSAKGIKTIDRDGIDAVVAKLRARGEKI; from the coding sequence ATGTCAGCGCACTGCCAAGTCACCGGCCGCACCCCCGGATTCGGAAAATCGGTCTCGCACTCCCACGTGCGGACCAGCCGGAGATGGGATCCCAACATCCAGCGCAAGACCTACTACGCACCGAGCCTCGGCCGACGCGTCACCCTCACCCTCTCGGCCAAGGGCATCAAGACCATCGACCGCGACGGCATCGACGCCGTGGTGGCGAAGCTGCGCGCACGCGGGGAGAAGATCTGA
- the rpmG gene encoding 50S ribosomal protein L33: MMGKSTDVRPIVKLKSTAGTGYTYVTRKNRRNDPDRLVMKKYDPVVRKHVDFREER, from the coding sequence CTGATGGGCAAGAGCACCGACGTTCGGCCGATCGTCAAACTCAAATCGACCGCCGGCACCGGCTACACCTACGTCACCAGGAAGAACCGTCGCAACGATCCCGACCGACTGGTGATGAAGAAGTACGACCCGGTCGTGCGCAAGCACGTGGACTTTCGAGAGGAGCGATAG
- the rpsN gene encoding 30S ribosomal protein S14, with amino-acid sequence MAKKSKIAKNEQRKIVVARWASRRAELKETIRRPSSSDSERAQAQAALQRLPRDSSPVRLRNRDAADGRPRGYLRKFGLSRVKMREMAHRGELPGVHKSSW; translated from the coding sequence ATGGCGAAGAAGTCGAAGATCGCGAAGAACGAGCAACGCAAGATCGTCGTCGCCCGGTGGGCATCGCGTCGAGCAGAGCTCAAAGAGACCATCCGCAGGCCCTCGAGCAGCGACTCCGAGCGTGCGCAGGCCCAAGCAGCACTGCAGCGTCTGCCGCGCGATTCGAGTCCGGTACGATTACGCAATCGTGACGCTGCGGATGGACGTCCGCGCGGTTATCTACGGAAATTCGGGCTGTCCCGCGTGAAAATGCGCGAGATGGCTCACCGTGGGGAGCTGCCAGGCGTCCACAAGTCGAGCTGGTAA
- the rpsR gene encoding 30S ribosomal protein S18, which translates to MAVKRAPSKKVRAEAGRRPKKNPLNAAKVTTVDYKDINLLRQFISDRGKIRSRRVTGLTPQQQRQVAVAVKNAREMALLPFTSR; encoded by the coding sequence ATGGCAGTCAAGAGAGCACCGTCGAAGAAGGTCCGCGCAGAGGCAGGCCGTCGACCGAAGAAGAACCCGTTGAACGCCGCCAAGGTCACCACGGTGGACTACAAGGACATCAACCTCCTTCGTCAGTTCATCTCGGACCGCGGCAAGATCCGCAGCCGTCGGGTCACCGGGCTCACCCCGCAGCAGCAGCGCCAGGTCGCTGTCGCAGTGAAGAACGCTCGTGAGATGGCATTGCTGCCGTTCACCAGCCGCTGA